One window of Rhizobium leguminosarum genomic DNA carries:
- a CDS encoding DUF6088 family protein, protein MPDPTSDTLERIHDRIAAASPGGVWSRDDFLDIGTPNAVEKALQRLTTRGDIRRPYRGFYDKPGISQLTGKMVFPPRAAFVDAIARRDKLRVLVDGMTAANDLGLTTAVPARSTIYADTYPRTIEIEANSGDPNATKPVIYRLDFKRIAAKTAFWAGRPAMRIVQALTWFRDERSNFETIVDGVVRHLAQSSQKRSIVEDLRDNIRALPAWMYPVVETITRDTRVTEEENAPRFH, encoded by the coding sequence ATGCCGGATCCGACATCGGACACTCTTGAGCGCATCCACGATCGCATAGCTGCCGCGTCCCCCGGAGGCGTATGGTCGCGTGACGACTTCCTCGATATCGGAACACCCAATGCGGTCGAAAAGGCGCTGCAGAGGCTCACCACCCGCGGAGATATTCGGCGCCCATATCGAGGCTTCTATGACAAGCCGGGCATCAGCCAGTTGACTGGGAAAATGGTGTTCCCGCCCCGCGCCGCGTTCGTCGACGCGATTGCGCGGCGTGACAAGTTGCGTGTCCTCGTCGATGGAATGACCGCCGCCAACGACCTTGGCTTGACGACAGCTGTTCCCGCCCGCTCGACGATCTATGCGGATACCTACCCCCGCACGATAGAGATCGAAGCCAACTCCGGCGATCCGAACGCAACGAAACCGGTAATCTACCGGCTCGATTTCAAGAGAATAGCGGCAAAGACGGCTTTTTGGGCGGGGCGACCTGCCATGCGAATCGTCCAGGCCCTGACCTGGTTTCGGGATGAACGATCGAATTTCGAAACCATCGTCGACGGCGTGGTCCGTCATCTCGCGCAAAGCTCGCAAAAGAGATCGATCGTCGAGGATCTGCGGGATAACATTCGCGCGCTTCCTGCCTGGATGTATCCCGTGGTGGAGACAATAACGCGCGACACGCGTGTCACAGAGGAAGAAAATGCGCCAAGGTTTCATTAA
- a CDS encoding nucleotidyl transferase AbiEii/AbiGii toxin family protein gives MRQGFINVLRSSADERRALFETVASELQTRAENIEKDLYVCWVLDFLFNGRTNDPIGLYFKGGTSLSKAYGLINRFSEDIDIGIYKADLKVPTESEIAALSSVTKQQKALAEVVDEAARQYMSGPLKESLSQEIAAVEAEIGQAGHFSLSFGYDVYRKKEALDVLVLKYKSVFDTSGGYVEAAVRIEGGARPDPLPAEGRTILAYVAKEMGEGDFTVPNVTTVKPERTFWEKVLILHAMTETTEKRSAEENPDRRVPDLNRYSRHYYDVHQIWTHPDYGLATASMRELAEACRQHKGLMFRSPDHRYDRAVPGTYRLVPTPSMRKKLAADYDRMSAMIFAAPPGFEAVMKSIEELEAAVNTTK, from the coding sequence ATGCGCCAAGGTTTCATTAATGTGCTTCGCAGTAGCGCCGATGAGCGCCGGGCCTTGTTCGAAACGGTGGCTTCCGAGCTACAGACGCGCGCTGAGAATATCGAAAAGGATCTCTACGTCTGCTGGGTTCTCGACTTCCTGTTCAATGGGCGCACCAACGATCCGATCGGCCTCTACTTCAAGGGTGGCACCAGCCTCAGCAAAGCCTATGGCCTGATTAATCGCTTCTCCGAGGATATCGATATCGGCATTTACAAAGCCGATCTGAAAGTACCGACTGAGAGTGAGATCGCCGCTCTCTCCTCGGTGACCAAGCAGCAAAAGGCACTGGCGGAAGTAGTCGACGAGGCCGCGCGCCAGTATATGTCCGGCCCGCTCAAGGAAAGTCTTAGCCAAGAAATTGCGGCGGTCGAGGCCGAGATCGGCCAGGCCGGGCATTTCTCTCTCAGTTTCGGCTACGATGTCTACCGGAAGAAAGAGGCCCTCGACGTTCTAGTGCTCAAATACAAAAGCGTTTTCGATACAAGTGGGGGCTATGTCGAGGCAGCGGTGCGCATTGAAGGCGGAGCGCGCCCAGACCCATTGCCGGCAGAGGGGCGGACGATTCTGGCCTATGTCGCGAAGGAAATGGGAGAAGGCGATTTCACGGTCCCAAACGTTACGACCGTCAAGCCGGAGAGGACATTTTGGGAGAAGGTTCTCATCCTGCACGCGATGACGGAAACGACCGAAAAGCGCAGCGCTGAGGAAAATCCGGACCGAAGGGTTCCCGATCTCAATCGGTATTCACGCCACTATTACGACGTCCATCAGATTTGGACCCACCCAGACTACGGTCTGGCTACGGCTTCAATGCGTGAACTCGCAGAGGCGTGCCGACAGCATAAGGGACTCATGTTCCGATCTCCGGACCACCGATACGATCGGGCCGTGCCAGGCACATATCGCCTCGTACCGACACCATCCATGCGCAAGAAACTTGCCGCTGACTACGATAGAATGTCGGCGATGATCTTTGCAGCCCCGCCCGGCTTCGAAGCGGTGATGAAAAGTATTGAGGAGCTTGAGGCAGCGGTCAACACGACCAAATAG
- a CDS encoding IS5-like element ISRl2 family transposase, whose protein sequence is MGWTDFTRRQYARRTVRYASDLTDREWGLISPCLPGPRRLGRPRSTDLREVVNALLYIATTGCQWRMMPRDFPPFTTVQSYFYEWRATGLWGRINHHLVMEARDLEGREASPSAGVIDSQSVKTTESGGISGYDAGKKIKGRKRHIVVDTLGLMVGLMVHSADIQDRDGAPAVLKTILKRWPWLRHIFADGGYAGPKLRGALQKIAAFTLQIVKRTDKAKGFEVLPRRWVVERTFAWLGRCRRLAKDWEKSVASAEAWVTIAHIRVLTRRLARYGYR, encoded by the coding sequence ATGGGCTGGACTGATTTCACCCGTCGGCAATATGCCCGACGCACAGTGCGGTATGCAAGCGATCTGACGGACCGGGAGTGGGGATTGATCTCGCCTTGCCTGCCTGGACCGAGGCGGTTGGGCAGGCCGCGCAGTACCGATCTTCGCGAGGTCGTGAATGCGTTGCTTTACATCGCCACGACGGGGTGCCAGTGGCGGATGATGCCCAGAGATTTTCCACCTTTTACAACTGTGCAGTCCTATTTCTATGAATGGCGAGCGACAGGGTTATGGGGTCGGATCAACCATCATCTTGTGATGGAGGCGCGTGACTTGGAAGGTCGGGAAGCCTCGCCGTCTGCGGGCGTGATCGACAGTCAAAGCGTGAAAACCACGGAAAGCGGCGGAATTTCGGGCTATGACGCGGGCAAGAAGATAAAGGGACGCAAGCGTCATATCGTCGTCGACACGCTCGGACTGATGGTCGGCCTCATGGTTCACAGCGCCGATATTCAGGATCGCGACGGCGCGCCTGCGGTTCTCAAAACCATTCTCAAGCGCTGGCCGTGGCTGAGACATATCTTCGCCGATGGTGGTTATGCCGGACCGAAGCTGAGGGGCGCACTGCAAAAGATCGCTGCGTTCACTCTCCAGATCGTCAAGCGGACCGACAAGGCCAAGGGCTTCGAGGTTCTGCCGCGTCGCTGGGTAGTGGAGCGCACCTTCGCATGGCTTGGCAGATGCCGACGATTGGCGAAGGATTGGGAAAAGTCCGTCGCCTCAGCCGAGGCCTGGGTCACTATCGCCCACATCCGGGTCCTGACACGACGCTTGGCAAGGTACGGATATCGTTGA
- a CDS encoding adenylate/guanylate cyclase domain-containing protein produces the protein MSSFLNKAKVAVETDEGVWPIRRRRILDWLVNETRDERFIDNILVDMCGKLMAAGVPVARATLHFRTNHPQWIGARILWREGLTEAKIDTFAYGVENTPEFLTSPINAIHQGAEEVRRQLESIADGDEDSFYQELHDDGLTEYIAWPVEHTFGKRHVVTFSTSRPGGFTSEHVDFLRDLLPALTLVSEIRLKNIMARTLLQTYVGPHASEHILSGVTTRGSGATVGAAIMICDLRDFTAISDLWPRDDVIHLLNDYFDAISDPVERYGGEILKFMGDGLLAIFPLSKETACLDLLQAIREGQASMAELNEEHVRMGREPLRYGVGVHVGDVMYGNIGSRRRLDFTVIGPAVNVASRLESLTKEVKRPVLLSRAFVEMADCAKDMDSLGTFPLRGLGEPVDVFAFPEG, from the coding sequence ATGTCGTCTTTTCTAAACAAGGCCAAGGTTGCCGTTGAAACGGACGAAGGCGTCTGGCCGATCCGCCGGAGGCGGATTCTCGACTGGCTGGTGAACGAGACGCGCGACGAGCGCTTCATCGACAACATCCTGGTGGACATGTGCGGGAAGCTTATGGCGGCGGGGGTGCCGGTGGCGCGCGCGACATTGCATTTCAGGACGAACCATCCGCAGTGGATCGGCGCCCGTATCCTCTGGAGGGAGGGCCTGACGGAGGCGAAGATCGACACCTTCGCCTATGGCGTCGAAAATACGCCGGAGTTCCTGACGAGTCCCATCAACGCGATCCATCAGGGTGCCGAGGAGGTTCGCAGACAGCTGGAGAGCATAGCCGACGGCGACGAGGATTCCTTCTATCAGGAACTGCATGACGATGGCCTTACCGAATATATCGCCTGGCCAGTCGAGCATACTTTTGGCAAACGGCACGTCGTGACGTTTTCCACCAGCCGGCCGGGCGGTTTCACGAGCGAACACGTCGATTTCCTGCGCGATCTCTTGCCGGCGCTGACGCTCGTCAGTGAAATCAGGCTGAAGAACATCATGGCGCGGACGCTGCTGCAGACCTATGTGGGGCCGCATGCGAGCGAGCACATCTTGTCGGGCGTGACGACGCGAGGCAGTGGCGCGACCGTCGGCGCGGCGATCATGATCTGCGATCTGCGCGACTTTACGGCGATCTCCGATCTCTGGCCGCGTGATGACGTCATCCATCTGCTGAACGATTATTTCGATGCGATCTCGGACCCGGTCGAACGATATGGCGGCGAGATCCTGAAGTTCATGGGCGACGGATTGCTGGCGATCTTCCCGCTGAGCAAGGAAACGGCCTGCCTCGATCTGCTGCAGGCGATCCGCGAGGGGCAGGCGTCGATGGCTGAATTGAACGAGGAGCATGTTCGCATGGGGCGCGAACCGCTGCGCTACGGTGTCGGCGTCCATGTTGGCGACGTCATGTATGGCAATATCGGCTCGCGCCGGCGGCTCGATTTCACCGTTATCGGCCCGGCGGTCAATGTCGCTTCGCGGCTGGAAAGCCTGACCAAGGAGGTCAAGCGCCCGGTGCTCTTGTCGCGGGCCTTCGTCGAAATGGCGGACTGCGCGAAAGACATGGACAGTCTCGGCACCTTCCCGCTGCGCGGGCTCGGCGAGCCTGTCGATGTCTTCGCCTTTCCGGAGGGATAG
- the queE gene encoding 7-carboxy-7-deazaguanine synthase QueE, giving the protein MSGEIIRVSEIFGPTIQGEGALIGLPTVFVRTGGCDYRCSWCDSLHAVDSAFRDQWVPMSTEAIWQEVKKLSGDKPMTVSLSGGNPAIQPLGPLIALGHSRGYRFALETQGSVARDWFRDLDMLVLSPKPPSSGMSTDWEQVDDCLRLAAGGPEIALKIVVFDDPDYAFAQQAGQRYPHIPLFLQPGNHTPPPPDDDNARIDIDGVMDRMHWLIEKVTADRWFSVRVLPQLHVLLWGNKRGV; this is encoded by the coding sequence GTGAGCGGCGAGATCATCCGCGTCAGCGAGATCTTCGGCCCGACCATACAGGGCGAAGGCGCATTGATCGGTCTTCCGACGGTATTCGTCAGGACGGGCGGCTGCGACTACCGCTGCTCCTGGTGCGACAGCCTTCACGCAGTCGACAGCGCGTTCCGGGATCAATGGGTTCCCATGTCCACCGAGGCGATCTGGCAAGAGGTGAAGAAGCTTTCCGGAGACAAGCCGATGACGGTTTCCCTTTCCGGCGGCAATCCGGCGATTCAGCCCCTGGGGCCACTTATCGCGCTCGGCCATTCCCGAGGATACCGTTTCGCGCTGGAAACGCAGGGAAGTGTAGCGCGGGACTGGTTTCGCGATCTCGACATGCTGGTCTTGAGCCCCAAGCCGCCATCAAGCGGAATGTCGACCGATTGGGAGCAGGTGGACGACTGTCTTCGACTGGCCGCCGGCGGGCCGGAGATCGCGTTGAAAATCGTCGTCTTCGACGATCCCGACTACGCATTTGCCCAACAGGCGGGTCAACGCTATCCCCATATTCCCTTGTTCCTTCAGCCGGGCAACCATACGCCACCGCCGCCCGATGACGACAACGCCCGTATCGATATCGACGGCGTGATGGATCGGATGCACTGGCTCATCGAGAAAGTGACGGCTGACCGGTGGTTTTCAGTCCGCGTGCTGCCGCAACTGCATGTGCTGCTTTGGGGAAACAAACGGGGGGTATGA
- the queD gene encoding 6-carboxytetrahydropterin synthase QueD, whose amino-acid sequence MYRITKEFHLSASHQLDHLPADHQCARLHGHNYMVVVELAAENLNDDGFVRDYHDLSPLKRYIDEALDHRHLNEVFGHSKVTSEFLARHFYDWCKQRFPETSSVRVSETPKTWAEYRP is encoded by the coding sequence ATGTACCGCATCACCAAGGAGTTTCATCTCTCCGCCTCGCACCAGCTGGATCACCTGCCTGCCGACCATCAATGTGCCAGGCTCCACGGCCACAACTACATGGTGGTCGTCGAACTCGCCGCCGAAAACTTGAATGATGACGGCTTCGTTCGCGACTATCACGACCTCTCGCCGCTCAAGCGTTATATCGACGAAGCCCTCGACCATCGCCATTTGAACGAGGTCTTCGGCCATTCGAAAGTCACGTCCGAGTTCCTGGCCAGGCATTTCTACGACTGGTGCAAACAGCGCTTCCCGGAGACATCCTCCGTCCGCGTCAGCGAGACGCCGAAGACATGGGCGGAGTACAGGCCGTGA
- the queC gene encoding 7-cyano-7-deazaguanine synthase QueC → MKTIVVCSGGLDSVSLAHKIAAEEQLIGLVSFDYGQRHRKELDFAARCAGRLAVPHHIIDIAAIGGHLSGSALTDDIEVPDGHYAEETMKATVVPNRNAIMLAIAFGLAAAQKADAVAVAVHGGDHFIYPDCRPGFIDAFQRMQNEALEGYASVKLLAPYVNVSKAAIVTDGGKHGTPFAETWSCYKGGRLHCGRCGTCVERREAFHLAGVPDPTEYDDGDFWKAAVSQYSATEVR, encoded by the coding sequence ATGAAGACCATCGTCGTCTGCTCCGGCGGACTCGACTCCGTTTCGCTTGCGCACAAGATAGCAGCGGAAGAACAGCTTATCGGCCTCGTCTCCTTCGACTACGGCCAGCGCCATCGCAAGGAACTCGACTTTGCCGCCCGGTGCGCGGGACGCCTTGCCGTTCCCCATCACATCATCGACATCGCAGCCATCGGCGGCCATCTCAGCGGATCGGCCCTGACCGACGATATCGAAGTTCCGGACGGCCACTATGCCGAGGAGACCATGAAGGCCACCGTGGTGCCGAACCGCAATGCCATCATGCTGGCTATCGCATTCGGCTTAGCGGCCGCGCAGAAGGCAGATGCCGTTGCTGTTGCCGTGCATGGCGGCGACCACTTCATTTATCCGGACTGCCGCCCGGGCTTCATCGACGCCTTCCAGCGCATGCAGAATGAAGCGCTGGAGGGTTATGCCAGCGTCAAACTGCTTGCACCTTATGTCAACGTTTCCAAAGCGGCGATCGTGACCGACGGCGGGAAACACGGCACACCCTTTGCGGAAACCTGGTCCTGCTATAAAGGCGGCAGGCTCCATTGCGGCCGCTGCGGAACCTGCGTGGAACGCCGCGAAGCTTTCCATCTCGCCGGTGTGCCCGATCCGACGGAATACGACGACGGTGACTTCTGGAAAGCGGCCGTGTCGCAATATTCCGCCACGGAGGTGCGTTGA
- a CDS encoding LacI family transcriptional regulator → MTEPSRPQRGENLEITHKRSKPTLRTIATIAGLAVTTVSRALSDAPQISLETRQRVHRIAREIGYLPDRAAQRLKTGRTNVIAILLDSHEEVVGFSTSIMYGIAKALKDTSYHLVVAPNFLSTTDVEAAEYIIRNHLADGLIFTRTEPLDARVRLLLETGFPFICHGRTEFSTPHPYVDYDNFAFAYEATRRLIAKNRRKVAVILPPKRLTFCQHILHGFMTAVREAGIAYEIPEAVDLDTPADVLRDFICSRAVAADAPDGFICPGEVSALAVISGMSDAGRTLAVDYDIVAKETSRLLTQLQPKVDTIHEDLTAAGEDLGRMLLQRINNPDAQDLHLLLPPQINFPIG, encoded by the coding sequence GTGACCGAACCGTCCCGGCCGCAACGCGGCGAAAATCTCGAGATCACCCATAAGCGCAGCAAGCCGACCTTGCGAACGATCGCCACGATTGCCGGCCTTGCGGTGACGACGGTGTCACGGGCGCTCTCCGATGCGCCGCAGATTTCGCTGGAAACCCGCCAACGTGTGCACCGTATCGCCCGCGAGATCGGCTATCTCCCGGATCGGGCCGCGCAGCGTCTGAAGACCGGCCGTACCAATGTCATCGCCATCCTCCTCGATTCGCACGAGGAGGTCGTCGGTTTCAGCACCTCGATCATGTACGGTATCGCCAAGGCGCTGAAAGACACCTCCTATCATCTCGTCGTCGCCCCGAACTTCCTGTCGACGACCGATGTCGAGGCCGCCGAATACATTATCCGCAACCACCTTGCTGACGGGCTGATCTTCACCCGAACCGAACCGCTGGATGCCCGCGTCCGCCTGCTGCTCGAAACCGGCTTTCCCTTTATCTGTCACGGCCGCACGGAATTTTCGACGCCGCACCCCTATGTCGACTACGACAATTTCGCCTTTGCCTATGAGGCGACGCGCCGGCTGATCGCCAAGAACCGTAGAAAAGTGGCGGTGATCCTGCCGCCGAAACGGCTGACCTTCTGCCAGCATATCCTGCACGGCTTCATGACCGCGGTGCGGGAGGCAGGCATCGCCTACGAGATCCCCGAAGCGGTCGATCTCGATACGCCGGCGGACGTGCTGCGCGATTTCATCTGCAGCCGCGCCGTCGCCGCGGATGCTCCCGATGGGTTCATCTGTCCCGGCGAAGTCTCGGCTCTCGCCGTCATCAGCGGCATGAGCGACGCCGGCCGGACGCTCGCTGTCGATTACGATATCGTCGCCAAGGAAACGTCCCGCCTTCTTACCCAGCTGCAGCCGAAGGTCGATACGATCCACGAGGATCTTACGGCGGCCGGCGAGGATCTGGGGCGCATGCTGCTGCAGCGCATCAACAATCCCGATGCCCAGGATCTGCACCTGCTGCTGCCGCCGCAGATCAACTTTCCGATCGGCTAA
- a CDS encoding ABC transporter substrate-binding protein, with the protein MRKFLSSAAIAVVMMAGLGGAQAADVKEVQMLHWWTSGGEAAALNVLKQDLSKEGFAWKDVPVAGGGGDAAMTALKAMVAAGTYPTASQMLGYTVLDYAQAGVMGDLTETAKKEGWDKSVPAALQKFSVYDGKWVAAPVNVHSVNWLWINKAVMDKIGGTQPKSFDELIALLDKAKAAGVIPLALGGQNWQEATMFDSIVLSTGGPEFYKKAFNDLDEESLKSDTMKKSFDNLATIIKYVDPNFSGRDWNLATAMVIKGDALVQVMGDWAKGEFVAAKKKPDTDFLCYRFPGTEGSVVYNSDMFGMFNVPDDRKAAQVALATATLSKSFQSAFNVVKGSVPARTDVPDTDFDACGKKGIADLKAANEGGTLFGSLAQGYGAPPAIANAYKDVVSKFVHGQIKTSDEAVKQLVQAIDDAR; encoded by the coding sequence ATGCGCAAGTTTTTGAGCTCGGCGGCGATTGCCGTCGTGATGATGGCTGGCCTCGGTGGCGCCCAGGCAGCCGACGTAAAAGAAGTGCAGATGCTGCACTGGTGGACGTCCGGTGGCGAGGCAGCAGCACTGAACGTTCTGAAGCAGGATCTGTCGAAGGAAGGTTTTGCCTGGAAGGACGTGCCGGTGGCCGGCGGCGGCGGTGATGCGGCGATGACGGCGCTGAAGGCGATGGTTGCCGCCGGCACCTATCCGACAGCCTCGCAGATGCTCGGTTACACCGTGCTCGATTATGCCCAGGCCGGCGTCATGGGCGACCTGACCGAGACGGCGAAGAAGGAAGGCTGGGACAAGTCGGTGCCGGCAGCCCTGCAGAAGTTCTCGGTCTATGACGGCAAGTGGGTCGCAGCCCCGGTCAACGTGCACTCGGTCAACTGGTTGTGGATCAACAAGGCGGTGATGGACAAGATCGGCGGCACTCAGCCGAAGAGCTTCGACGAGTTGATCGCACTGCTCGACAAGGCCAAGGCTGCGGGTGTGATCCCGTTGGCGCTCGGCGGCCAGAACTGGCAGGAAGCGACGATGTTCGATTCCATCGTGCTGTCGACCGGCGGTCCGGAATTCTACAAGAAGGCCTTCAACGACCTCGACGAGGAATCGCTGAAGTCGGACACGATGAAGAAGTCCTTCGACAATCTGGCGACGATCATCAAATATGTCGATCCGAACTTCTCCGGCCGCGACTGGAACCTGGCGACCGCCATGGTCATCAAGGGTGATGCGCTGGTGCAGGTGATGGGCGATTGGGCCAAGGGCGAATTCGTCGCCGCCAAGAAGAAGCCGGATACCGACTTCCTCTGCTACCGCTTCCCCGGCACCGAAGGCAGCGTGGTCTACAACTCCGACATGTTCGGCATGTTCAACGTTCCCGACGACCGCAAGGCCGCCCAGGTGGCGCTGGCAACGGCAACGCTGTCGAAGAGCTTCCAGTCGGCCTTCAACGTCGTCAAGGGTTCGGTGCCGGCCCGCACCGACGTTCCCGACACCGACTTCGATGCCTGCGGCAAGAAAGGCATCGCCGACCTGAAGGCTGCCAATGAGGGCGGCACGCTGTTCGGCTCACTGGCCCAGGGTTATGGCGCACCGCCGGCCATCGCCAATGCCTACAAGGATGTCGTCTCGAAGTTCGTCCACGGCCAGATCAAGACCTCCGACGAAGCCGTCAAGCAGCTCGTCCAGGCAATCGACGACGCCCGCTGA
- a CDS encoding carbohydrate ABC transporter permease, giving the protein MSTVATTDPVLTPAQSTPISLRGRLQDALPKIVLAPSFVITLVFVYGFIVWTAYLSFTNSKTFPSYALTGARAYQRLWRWTFESDPPSSWYTSITNMAIFGFLYVGICLALGLFLAILLDQKIRGEGILRPIFLYPMALSFIVTGVAWKWFLDPGLGLEQTLHHFGWTSFHFDWIKNKDFVIYTVVIAGVWQASGFVMAMFLAGLRGIDGEIMKAAQIDGASAFQLYRRIVIPLLRPIFLSAFIVLAHMAIKSYDLVVALTSGGPGGSAWLPSNFMYEYTFKRNEMAVGSASAIIMLMTISAIIVPYLYSELKEKAR; this is encoded by the coding sequence ATGAGCACCGTTGCGACCACCGATCCGGTTCTGACGCCGGCGCAATCGACGCCGATCTCGCTGAGAGGCCGGCTGCAGGATGCGCTGCCGAAGATTGTGCTGGCGCCGAGCTTCGTCATCACCCTGGTCTTCGTCTACGGCTTCATCGTCTGGACGGCCTATCTGTCGTTCACCAATTCCAAGACCTTCCCCTCCTATGCGCTGACCGGGGCGCGTGCCTATCAGCGGCTGTGGCGCTGGACCTTCGAGAGCGATCCGCCGTCCTCCTGGTATACCTCGATCACCAACATGGCGATCTTCGGCTTCCTCTATGTCGGCATCTGCCTGGCGCTTGGTCTTTTCCTCGCCATCCTGCTCGACCAGAAGATCCGCGGCGAGGGCATATTGCGGCCGATCTTCCTCTATCCGATGGCGCTGTCCTTCATCGTCACCGGGGTTGCCTGGAAATGGTTCCTCGATCCCGGCCTCGGGCTGGAGCAGACGCTGCACCACTTCGGCTGGACGAGCTTCCACTTCGACTGGATCAAGAACAAGGACTTCGTCATCTACACCGTCGTCATCGCCGGCGTCTGGCAGGCGTCCGGCTTCGTCATGGCGATGTTCCTGGCCGGTCTTCGCGGCATCGACGGCGAGATCATGAAGGCGGCGCAGATCGACGGCGCTTCCGCCTTCCAGCTTTATCGCCGCATCGTCATCCCGCTGCTGCGGCCGATCTTTCTCTCGGCCTTCATCGTGCTCGCCCATATGGCGATCAAGTCCTACGACCTGGTGGTGGCGCTGACCTCCGGCGGCCCCGGCGGCTCGGCCTGGCTGCCGTCGAACTTCATGTATGAATACACCTTCAAGCGCAACGAGATGGCCGTCGGCTCGGCCAGCGCCATCATCATGCTGATGACGATCTCGGCGATCATCGTTCCCTATCTCTATTCCGAACTGAAGGAGAAGGCGCGATGA
- a CDS encoding carbohydrate ABC transporter permease: MSSVTSSTITSTATLSQGGDSRNNNTRWIGRLVIYGLLVIFAVLYLMPLFVMLTTSFKTMDEIQNGNMLALPQAPTFDPWIKAWGETCVGLTCAGIKGYFWNSIKMVVPAVAISTIMGALNGYILTKWRFPGHTLVFGLMLFACFIPFQSVLLPMATILGSLGRFGVTLQNATGWNFGFGNSTVNLVFVHVVYGLGFTTLFFRNFYEAFPTELVRAAQVDGASFFQIFRRIMLPNSLPIIVVTVIYQFTNIWNDFLFASAYAGTGDSMPMTVALNNVVNTSTGVVEYNVNMAAAMIAAVPTLIVYILAGRYFVRGLMAGAVKG, from the coding sequence ATGAGCAGCGTGACCTCTTCGACGATAACCTCGACCGCGACGCTTTCGCAGGGCGGCGACAGCAGGAATAACAACACCCGCTGGATCGGCCGGCTGGTCATCTACGGCCTGCTGGTCATCTTCGCCGTCCTCTATCTGATGCCGCTCTTCGTCATGCTTACCACCTCGTTCAAGACCATGGACGAGATCCAGAACGGCAACATGCTGGCGCTGCCGCAAGCGCCGACCTTCGATCCCTGGATCAAGGCCTGGGGCGAGACCTGCGTCGGGCTGACCTGCGCCGGCATCAAGGGCTATTTCTGGAACTCGATCAAGATGGTGGTGCCGGCGGTGGCAATCTCCACCATCATGGGGGCGCTGAACGGCTATATCCTGACCAAGTGGCGTTTTCCCGGCCACACGCTGGTGTTCGGGCTGATGCTGTTTGCCTGCTTCATCCCGTTCCAGTCGGTGCTGCTGCCGATGGCAACGATCCTCGGTTCGCTTGGCCGCTTCGGGGTGACGCTGCAGAACGCCACGGGCTGGAACTTCGGCTTCGGCAATTCGACGGTCAATCTGGTCTTCGTGCATGTCGTCTACGGCCTCGGCTTCACCACGCTGTTCTTCCGCAATTTCTACGAGGCCTTCCCGACCGAGCTGGTCCGGGCCGCCCAGGTCGATGGCGCCAGCTTCTTCCAGATCTTTCGCCGCATCATGCTGCCGAACTCGCTGCCGATCATCGTCGTCACGGTGATCTACCAGTTCACCAATATCTGGAACGACTTCCTGTTTGCCTCGGCTTACGCCGGCACCGGCGATTCCATGCCGATGACGGTGGCCTTGAACAATGTCGTCAACACCTCGACCGGTGTGGTCGAATACAATGTCAACATGGCTGCGGCGATGATCGCGGCCGTTCCGACGCTGATCGTCTATATCCTCGCCGGCCGCTACTTCGTGCGCGGTCTGATGGCGGGCGCTGTCAAAGGGTAA